In Rhodopirellula sp. P2, the DNA window GCTCGTCGAATTCGCGTTCGATGATTCTTCTCACAAAATCACTTTCGAGAGCCATCGCTATCCGTTTTGCGCGATCGGAAAAGACAACGACGAAAACAGCATTCGTTCCGGGATGACGTTGGTTCCGTTCAACGAAGATCTGAATCAGTTCTTGCTGACGGTCAGTGGTTTGGAAACCGACAAGGCAAGTGTCCGTTGGGGAGACCACAGCGAAGAGTTCACGAAGGAGGAGCTGGCCGAAGGAGTGAACTTGGCCGAGCACTTCGAAGTCAATCCGTTCAGCAAAGCGTTTCAAGCGATCGATCAAGCGGTGGCCGCCAAACAGGCTTTTGAAACGGTTCAGATCAAGAAAATCTTCCATGGCGAAGAAGGCAAGAAGGATCTGGAGGCCGCAGTGAAAAGCACGGAAGCCAAACGAGCCGAGTTGGTGCAGGCGATTCAAGACGCGATCGTTCCGGTGACTCACACGGTTGTGATCACGCCGGCGAAATAGAAGTGGTACGAATTAGGTCGGCAGGAATGATCGGGCCGAACGATGTGAGTCGTTTGGGCGTTGACCTGGACTGCGACACGTTTGGTGTTTATCCCCTAAAAAACGATGCAACTTTTCTTGCTCGAAAAACAACAAGTCTCCCCTCTCCACAAAGGAGATCGTGCAGTTTTTAAATGCGTTGCTGCTAGGCGCTTATCATCACCCTCCCTTTGGGAGGGTCGAGCGAAGCGAGGGGAGGGCTCTGCATTGGATCCAACGCGTAACCCTCCCCGGCCCGAAGCGGTCCGACCCTCCCAGAGGGAGGGTGGAGTAAAGCAGCCCAGACGCTCGTTCAACACCTTGCATGTTACTGGATCTTTGCTTGCCTTCTTCGGTGATGGTTCTGTTGTTTGGAAGAGTAAGAAGCCGACACTTTGATACCCCGACGAGTCGATCCATGCCGGTCAGCCAACAAATGAGAGTGAACTCAATGCGAAACCAGTGGTTGTTTGTCGTTGCTCTTTGGAGTGCTCTCGGCTGGGGATGGGCGAACGTCGCTGTGCCCCAGGACTCCCCGGCGGGCAATGAGGAAGTTGCCCGGGTGATGCGGGAGTTTGAAGGCCGCGGGGATCTCGGAGATGATTCCGACCCCGCCTCTCCCACCGAAACGATCGCTCGTTTAGAAGTGCCGGACGACCTGCAAGTGGAATTGGTCGCGGGGGAACCCGATGTGACTCAGCCCATTCATATCAGTTTCGATTTCAAAGGCCGAATGTGGGTGGTGCAGTATCGTCAGTACCCGTTTCCGGCGGGACTGAAAGTGGTTCGCTACGACCAACACTTACGAGCTATCTTTGATAGCACGCCGATCGCTCCACCCAATCATATTGCAGGGGCGGACTGCGTGACGGTATGGGAGGACACCAATGGCGACGGCTCCTATGACACGCATCGAGATGTCATCGAAGGCCTCAACATTGCGACCAGCGTCGCGGTCAGCACGTCCGGGATCTGGGTGATGAACCCGCCGTATTTGTTGTTCTATCCCGATGCCGATCACGACGCGAAGGTCGATGGGGATCCAACGGTTCACCTGTCGGGATTCGGGTTGGAAGACACGCACGCGGTCGCCAACAGTTTGCGACTTGGTCCCGATGGTTGGCTGTACGGTGCCAACGGCAGCACCACGACGGCCTTGATTCGTGCTCCCTTGTCGGACCGACCGGACCAAGCGACCGCGTTCCAGGGCCAATGCATTTGGCGGTATCACCCTGAAACGCATCAGTTTGAAATCTTTGCTGAAGGAGGCGGCAACACGTTTGGTTTGGAAATCGAAGAGAGCGGACTCACGTTTTCAGGAACGAACCACGGCAGCACCCGTGGCATGTTCTATCCGCAAGGCAGCTATGGCACCAAGTCATGGGGCAAACACGGTCCCCTGACCAACCCGCACGCCTATGGCTTTTTTAATCACATGCGATCCGAAGGCGATAGCCGACGGTTCACGCAGGCGTTGGTGGTTTACCAAGACAACGTGTTGCCGCAGCGTTATCGCGATCAATCGATCGCGATCAACCCCTTGCAGCGATGTGTGATCAGCAGCGAGTTGGTCGAGGACACGTCGACGTTCCGAACACGCGATTTTGAAACCACCATCGAGACCGATGATCGATGGTTTCGGCCCGTGGCGATCGCGGTCGGGCCGGACGGAGCGGTCTATTTCGCGGATTGGTACGACACCCGTTTGACTCACGTCGACCCACGCGACAATTGGCACAAAACCAGCGGGCGGGTCTATCGGCTCACTGCAAAAAGTCCTGCTCCATCATCGAACGCGGAGGAGCTGCTTCCAACGCGAACGCGATTTGACCTGACGGCCATGTCCGACGATCAGTTGCTTCGGCTGTTGGCTCATCCCAGTCGCACCATTCGCTTTCTCGCGTTGGAGGTGATCGTGCCGCGAATCGAATCATCCGGCGATCTTCAGGCCTCTTTGGGTGAGATTCTCCGTGACGTGACGGATGAAAGGCGATTGCTGGCGTTGTGGGCGCTCCACCGAGGAAACGTTCTGAGCGATGAAGCTTTGACAAAACACTTGACGGCCTCCGAACCGGACCCCGATTTGCGTCGCTGGGCGATTCGTCTGCTTGGCGACAACGCCTCGATGACCAACGATCAACCGCAGGCACTCGTTGAGCTTGCTAAGCTTGAAGATGACGTGCACGTTCGGTCGCAGTTGGCGTCCACCGCGGCTCGCTTGCGTGCTGAACAGGCATTGCCGATCCTTCGCGAGATGATGCTGCGTGAATCGGATCAGGATGACTTGCATCTGCCGTTGTTGATTTGGTGGGGCTTGGAAGCTCATTGCAAACAGCACTCTGACGCCGTCGCTGATCTGTTCGCGGACGAACGGCTTTGGCAGAGCCGTTTGGTTCGGCAGACGATCCTGGCTCGTTTGATGCAGAGGCTGGCAGCGGAGGGGGCCAGCGAAAGCTATCTGGTCGCTGCGAGTTTGCTGGCGATGGCACCCGATGATGATGCCAAGGCGATTCTGATTCGAGGTTTTGAAGAGGCCTTTGTGGGACGCAAGGTCGAACTGTTGCCAGACGCTCTGCAGGAACAACTTGCAATCTTTCGAAAGGCTCGTCCTGGTTCGGATCTACCGCTGCGGTTGCGACAAGGTGATGTCGATGCGATCAAGCAGGCTCTGCAGCTCATCGAGCAAGCCGAAACACCGATCCGCACCAAGGTTGAATTGATCGAAACACTGGGCGAAATTCAAACCGAAGGCGTCGTTGCCGTCTTGCGACGTCGACTTCAAGCAGATCGATCCGATGCGGTCAAAGCGGCGGCCTTGCAAGCCCTGTCGCGATTCTCGGATGAACGCATTGGTTCATGGATCGCATCGGCGTATCAATCGTCGATGGATGACGCGAGCAACATGAGAGAGACCGCGATCCGAGTCCTGTCCAGCCGCGAGCAATGGGCGTCGGTACTGATGGATGAGATTGATGCCGCCAAGATCAATGTGGAACGGGTGCCTGCGGATGTGGTTTTGCAGATGCAGGCCTTTGAAAACGCAGGATTGCGTGAGCGAGTGGCGAGCCGTTGGGGAACGGTTCGGGCGACTCCGGCAGAAAAGCAAATTCGGATCGCGGAGTTGCAATCCGTTGTCCGTTTGAGCTCGCAGTCGAATTTGGAAAACGGCAAAACGATGTTCACCAAACATTGCGGAACCTGTCACCGGCTGTTCGGCGAAGGAGGCAAGGTGGGCCCCGATTTGACGGGTTACGAAAGATCCAACTTGGACTTCTTGTCACTGGCGATCATCGACCCGTCAGCGGCGATTCGCGAAGAGTTCACCAACTACCGATTGCTCACCGAGGATGGTCAAGTGCTGAGCGGGTTGCTGGAAAATCAAACGCCTGAAACGGTCACGATGCGTACGGCGGAAGGCAACGCGGTGCGAGTCAGTCGTGATGACATTGAAACCCTGCAGGCGTCGCCGGTTTCGCTGATGCCAGAGAACATCCTCGATGCTTTGTCGACCGAGGATGTTCGTGACTTGCTGGCGTACTTGCAACAACCGATGCAGATTCCATTGACGTCGGATTCAATCGACGCCAACTGAATGTGTTACTCGGGCGGAGTGAACTTGGGTGCCGAGGGTTCGTTTGGTTCATCCTCATCGTCGTCATACGACGTCGACTTCGCGGGCGGTGTGTCCATCGACATCGCCCGGCTCGCTTCGTCTTGAACCTGACGGAACTGCTGCTGGACATCCTGCAGGCTGCGCCGAAATTGGCTGTACGTGGAGCCAAATTTCCTTGCCACTTCCGGCAGGTTGCCACCAAAGAGGACGACCGCGATCACTCCGATCACGGCCAGTTCAAATGGGCTGAGACCAAACATCTCAGACCTTCTCGTCGGTGCGATCCGTTGCTTCGTCTTCGTCTTCGCCCGATTCGGACATGCCCCGTTTGAATTCGTTGGCACTGCGTCCCAGGTTCCGCATCAGCGATGGCAACTTGGCACCACCAAACAGAACCAAACAGATCACCAACACGATCAACATTTCAGGCAGGCCGGGGAAACCAAACGCCAAGAACAATCCGGTCGCCATCGAACTCACAGTCATCAACATTCCATCTATCCCGCTAAACAAAGTGGTGTGCGATTCATGCCAACGCGACATGCATCGGGGCCGACCATCTCATCACATTTTTCGCTGACCCTGCGTCGCAGAACCAAACACCGAAGCGGTATTCGGTCATGCAGAGGCAACCTCACCGCCAACAGGTTGGGGTGAAAGCGATCCAATGCAATGAAACGATCATTCGGCGTCGGCGAAAGCGGGTCGGTCATTCGCGGGTGTGTCAGCGAAAACGTGCAATGCACGCGATTGAATCGCTGAGCCCGTTCGAATACCTCCGGACCGAAGCAACGGACGTCGTTTCCAAGTCCGTTGCCCCATTCTAGCCGGAGGCGTGTGAATGTCAAAGCCGGATAGGTGCGCCGCTGTGCACCCAATTCAGCTCTGCAACCTAGCCGATCGTGCAGTTTCTAAATGCTGTGTTCAGAAGCGACGATCATCACCCACCCCCTGGGAGGGTCGAGCGAAGCGAGGGGAGGGTTCAGCATTGGGGCCAGCGCGTAACCCTCCCCGGCCCGAAGCGAGCCGACATCCCAAAGGGAGGGTGAAGTAAAACGGCAGTTGCAACCCACGCCACATTTCAAGCTCAGCAGCGCACCACCAAATGATGCGCCCGAAGAAACTCTCACCCTCACTCACGTACCATTCGCCTGAAATCTGTCGTCGATACTGCGACAGAATGGGCTGATGGCGGTTGATGACGCATTCGTTGTTCCGAAAAAACAGTGAATTGCGAGATCTTCGCGTTGTACACCACGCTCGACTCGTTGAACCTCACGGGATGCGTTTCAATCTTTTTCACAGGAGCAACCCATGTCTCGTTCCGTCGCACCGGATGCACCGCGTCTCTACAGCAACGGCCAGCCTTGGCGAAACGCTCGCGGTCGCGACGCCCCACGACACGCTGTGGAGACGGAATTCAAAGCCGAGCATGCCGTCGTCGACCTCTCGACTCAGCCGCCCAAGCCGTTGGTTGTTAAATGCCTGGTCCGCGAGTTGCGGATCCGCTTTTACGCTGTTAGCACCATCAAAAACTATCGCTCCGCTTGGGTCTGCTTCCTTCGCTGGTACCGGGGACCGCTGGACCAGATCGACCAAGAGGACATTCGGGAGTACCTGGAACTGCTGGTCAATGGAGGCGCATCGGCGTCGGAGGTCAGTGTCACGTTGTCGGCACTGCGAACCGGCCTAGACAAATTCTGTTTGTTGCGGTGCACGGTTGGGCTGGTGTCCCCGCGAAAGTCAAAACAATTGCCTGTCGTGATGTCCAAGAAAGAGGTCCAGCGAATGATGGAGGCCGCTCGCACGTTGCGTGACAAACTGCTTCTCACTGTGTTGTATGCAACCGGTTTGCGAGTCGCGGAGGTCGCCCGTTTGCAGTGGTCGGATTTTGATTTCGATCGCCAACAAATCCGAGTTCAACTTGGCAAAGGCAAAAAGGATCGCTACGTCATGCTGGCCGACGATCTGTTGCCGCTGATGAGGCAGTTGTGGCGGCACACCAAAGGAGTTGGCTACCTGTTTCCTTCCGAAGGCAGGCGTGTCGACCGGCATCTTTCTCCGAGGACGATCCAACGTGCGGTCAAGCAGGCTCGGATTCTGTCGGGAATTGGCAAGGCGGTCACGCCGCACAGTTTCCGCCACAGCTTTGCCACGCATCTGATCGAATCCGGTACCGACATTCGGTTCATTCAAAAGCTGCTCGGGCACACCAATTTGGAAACCACCTCGCTGTACACCAACGTCGCACGAATGAAAGCGACGGCGGTTGCCAGCCCACTGGATCGGTTGAGGGACGAACCCGGTTCGTCGTCGGAGTCTTCCGGTCGGCAACCGAAGCCTCGGCCTTCCGTGGGCCGGATGCGGCTTGAGCTGGATCCGAATCCCGATTCAAACGGCGCGTATGCGGTGACGTTGGGCGTCTGGAAGGATGGTCAATTGCTTCCCCTGCCGGGAATGCGAGCGACGATGCCGCGCCAAGATTGGGTTTCTTTGCAAATCCCACTGCAAGACATCTGGGAACCGACGCTGCGTTGTCTCCCCGCGGCACAACGAGAGCGATTGGAGTCGCCCGAGTTCTTCTCGCAGGTGCAGCGAGAGGTTGCCAAGCGAATCCTGCGAATCAGAGACGCGGAACCTTCTCAGGCGATCAAAACCTAGCCCCCTCGCAACTGCGAGTTGGATTCTGCCCCGCAGGACGTTCGTCTTGTCTGCCAGCGGGGAAGGTGTGATTGCCACCTGATTTCAGTGTGAAAAACACCGCTTTTCACACTCGTGCCTCTGTAGCAGCGAACGCAACACCGCGTCCCCGCACACTCGCCCGGTCGCACGGTGCTGCAGACCGAGCCCCCTTCAGCTAAAATCAACACCCGTTCTCCCCCATTTCCAAGCATGTACGACACCCTGTCGTACAGAAACCCGTTGTCCGCTCGACAGATGATCGTCCATCGAATCTCAGGCCAGAAACGCAAAACGCTTTTTGAGTTCTACGGCAAGCGATACGAGACTCATTCTCGACCTACCCGTGTGGCTCTCGACGGCATGTGTGCTCTGTTGCGCCACCTTGAAACGATAGACGGTCCAGAACTGTTCGTCTTTACGTCGCACTACCATCTTTGCTTCGTTGATGGCGATTCACACACCTATCCACTCATCGCTCGTGTCGCCCCCGGTTGCACCGCAGAGGACGATGGTCCTTTGGCCGCGCTTTATCATATTGGATACCCACCCACACCGGACGTAGCACGGAAGGATACCGAATGGGTTCACCACACGGCCGGCGATATCACACGTGCTGGTGAATTGCTGCTTGACGCATTGCGTAAATCGGCGTTCTCTCCCATGGCGTAGTCGGCGGACAACATGGTTTTTACGCTAGGCCTTCGGCACACCTTCGCCCTTTGGCAACATTCGCTGGCCTTGGTACAATTTCCGTAGTTCAGGCATCGCTCGCTTCGTTTAGAACGGTGTCGTAAAAACCTTCCGTTGTACGCCGCAGACCAATGAAGACTCACGTCAGCTTCAAACGCGACTCGGCAACCCTAAACGCCGATGCTCCACCCTTTGGCGAAGACATTGCGGATTCGCTGGTGGCGTTCCTCGCCTCGCAGGGGCTTGGTGACTGCATCCTCGACTCGCTCGACTACGCTTTCACATTGTTTTGCCCTGCCGATTCTCGTCGGTGCTACGTGATGGTAGGTCTCGTTGGTGATGACCCTCAACAATGGCTGATCTCTTGTGACCCTAGCCGTGGTATTGTCGATTGGCTCTTGCGTCGGAATTATGACGCCGAACTCAACACTGTTGCCACTGCAATCCACCAGTTTCTGACCGATGATTCCGCAGTGTCCGAAATCCGTTGGTACACCAAAGATGGATGGAATGCCAATCCAGATGAATGGACACCTTCTCCGTAGCGTAGCGGCGTACAACATGGTTTTTACGCTGGGGCCCTTCGGGCACACCTTCGCTGTTTGGCAACGCTCGCCGGCCTTGGTACAATTTCCGTAGTTCAGACATCGTTCGCTTCGTTCAGGGCGGTGTCGTAAAAACCTTCCGTTGTCCGCCGCAGGTTTCCCTTGACGCAACGTCTCAAAGCTCACAAATCTGGCGCTCGCTACCTGCTTCGACCCGAAAACGTGGCAATTGCCGCATACTTCCCTATTAGCCGCAACGTGCACCAAGTTCGTTGCATTATCTCGCGGAACGGCGACGCTGAACGTGGCGAATGGATCACGACGCAACCATTTATCCACTCGATTCGCCATACGACACCCGAGCAAATCCACGAACTAGACACAAACCTTCAACTGTTGGCCGAGCTTCAACCGTGGGGCAATGCTGACCAGCACGACGAGGATGCCATCGAACCAATTCGTCGTTCCATACGTTTCTGGCATAACGAACGTGAAATCATGGCGTACTTACCACGCCGTTCCCTCTGGACTCCACTTGGTACGACCGTCTCTGGGGTTGCGGCTTTCGATGGCGCGTGGCGTAGCGTTTGGGCCTGCGCTGGTTCGCAGTCCGACCATGATCTTTCTGACCCGAATGGCCAACCTGATTGACGCTTCAGCGGCGGACAACATGGTTTTTACGCTGAGGCCCTTCGGGCACACCTTGGCTCTTTGGCAACGTGCCATGGCGTTGGTACAATCTCTCGTAGTTCAGGCATCGACCGCTTCGTTCAGGGCGGTGTCGTAAAAACCTTCCGTTGTGTGCCACGGCTGAATGTTGTGCTAGTCGAATCGCAATCACAGTTCGACGCTTGGCTCGACGATAACCATGACCTCCACGATGCATCCGTAACCGCAATTTCTCCTCTGCCAGCCGGCGCATCACTACCCGAAACGGTCACGGTCGCATTTCGCTTCCAGATCGCTGGTGGCTATGCGGCGGGTGACGAACGCACCATTCGTACCATCACTCTTACGGCACACGGAATTCGCGAATTCGCCCTCGATCCGAATGGCTGGCATCCCGACAACTGCGCTGAGGGTATTGATGTCCTCGACGTTGCTGATGGCGTTGGCTTTGAAATCGACGTTCCTTCTCCATTTCAGCTTGCCGCTGATAGGTTTGAAATCGTCTCTTCCTCGGATACGACTGAACGCGTCCCTGAATGGTTGAGCGATACGGAGTTCAATGTTGTCTCATCCAGCAAAGTGCCACCTACGCCCTTTGAATGGCTGGCTTGCTTTCAGTCTGCTGGACATAACGTCACTTGGCGGTGCTATGCTGGCGACGAACGGTCACCGTCGCAGGTGCCGCAGGACGCATACTCTGGTTGGTTCATTCAGTTCCACGATCGTTTAACCGACGCTACGGGTGGCCTGCTCTTCGATTGGTGTTCCGTCCGCGACGACGGATACTCAATTAACATACGACTCGACGATCTCGCTTGCCGCGAACTATGGATCATCGCTGGCCGCTTCCTGTCTCAATTGCCTTCTGCGACTATACGATGCGGTAACGCAACTCTTAGCGCCAACGTCTTTCAGTCTCATCTGGAGTCAACGCGTAACGGCGGGGCAAGTGGCACATAACACGGTTTTTACGCAAGGCCTTCGGCACACCTTCCTTGGTTGGTCACGCGGGCTGGCATTGGTACAATCTCTCGTCGTTCAGGCATCGTTCGCTTCGTTGAGGGCGGTGTCGTAAAAACCTTCCGTTAGTGGACACAGACTATTGGCAGATCGAGAGGCAATGAACCGCGTACTGCGCGACCGCGTGATTCCGGTGTTGCGTGAACGCGGGTTCCGTGGCTCAATGCCTCACTTCCGTTGCGTTGTGGACGACACGTTGCGGTTGCTGACCTTTCAATTCCGCTCCTCTGGCGGGTCATTCGTTGTCGAGCTTGGGTGCTGTCCTGCGGACGATTTCACGACGTCCTATGGTGCGGTCGTGCCGCAATCCAAAATGAACGTCACCTACCTCGGCGCACGATCCCGATTTCGACTTGGCGCGGCGGATACGATCGGCGACCACTGGTTCGACTTCGCTGGACGAGACGATGGTTGCAATCTATGCGGTACCGAGGTGCTTGCGTTTCTTGACTCAGATGGAGACCGCCTTTGGAGCGTCTAGTGTCCGCTAACTATTTAGGATTTGGGGTCAGCGAGGTACGAGCCTGAACCCAAATCCTTGTTCAAGGCGAGTCGCTTTGTGGTGGGGACACTCCGGCGATGGTTCCCTAGTGGTTTTGTCCGCTGCGGCGTGCTCTGGCGGAGGGCTTCGTGCGAGGTTCGGTTTGGCGCGGTGGTTTGGGCAGCCGCTCTGGAAACTCAGAACGGTGTTTTGAATCGGGCAAGGGCGTTGATCGGCTGTTGGAATCGTGTGCCGGTATGCTTTTCGGGTCAGGTGATTGTGACGGGCGCGCAGGGGCAGCGGAGTCACCGATCAGATGACTTTGAAAGCGACGTGTTATTGGAGCGACGATCTGGATCATGGCGGCGCTCTGGCTGGTTGCGGCAAAGTTGTCGTGGCGGGGATGTAGCCCAGGTTGATCATCGGGCCGCCGCAGCTGGGGCATTGCATCGCGACCGGTTCCGCCATCACGATCTGCTGGCTGCAAGCCAGTTCGTACTGACGCTCCAGTGAGACAGCGACCAACCAGCGAACCTCCTCGAGGGATCGCTTGCTGCGCGCGTTGACGAATCCGTCGTGACGTACACGATGAAAGCCAGCCGGCAACACGTGCTGGAGCCAACGGCGAATGAACTCTTCCACACGCATCTGCATCGGCTTGTACTGACGCGTTCCGCTGCGTTTGACTTGCAGCGTCAAGTTGGCTTCTTCGAGCGAAGTCGATTCGTCGCACTGCGTGACGCGTCGATTGGC includes these proteins:
- a CDS encoding PVC-type heme-binding CxxCH protein; translation: MRVNSMRNQWLFVVALWSALGWGWANVAVPQDSPAGNEEVARVMREFEGRGDLGDDSDPASPTETIARLEVPDDLQVELVAGEPDVTQPIHISFDFKGRMWVVQYRQYPFPAGLKVVRYDQHLRAIFDSTPIAPPNHIAGADCVTVWEDTNGDGSYDTHRDVIEGLNIATSVAVSTSGIWVMNPPYLLFYPDADHDAKVDGDPTVHLSGFGLEDTHAVANSLRLGPDGWLYGANGSTTTALIRAPLSDRPDQATAFQGQCIWRYHPETHQFEIFAEGGGNTFGLEIEESGLTFSGTNHGSTRGMFYPQGSYGTKSWGKHGPLTNPHAYGFFNHMRSEGDSRRFTQALVVYQDNVLPQRYRDQSIAINPLQRCVISSELVEDTSTFRTRDFETTIETDDRWFRPVAIAVGPDGAVYFADWYDTRLTHVDPRDNWHKTSGRVYRLTAKSPAPSSNAEELLPTRTRFDLTAMSDDQLLRLLAHPSRTIRFLALEVIVPRIESSGDLQASLGEILRDVTDERRLLALWALHRGNVLSDEALTKHLTASEPDPDLRRWAIRLLGDNASMTNDQPQALVELAKLEDDVHVRSQLASTAARLRAEQALPILREMMLRESDQDDLHLPLLIWWGLEAHCKQHSDAVADLFADERLWQSRLVRQTILARLMQRLAAEGASESYLVAASLLAMAPDDDAKAILIRGFEEAFVGRKVELLPDALQEQLAIFRKARPGSDLPLRLRQGDVDAIKQALQLIEQAETPIRTKVELIETLGEIQTEGVVAVLRRRLQADRSDAVKAAALQALSRFSDERIGSWIASAYQSSMDDASNMRETAIRVLSSREQWASVLMDEIDAAKINVERVPADVVLQMQAFENAGLRERVASRWGTVRATPAEKQIRIAELQSVVRLSSQSNLENGKTMFTKHCGTCHRLFGEGGKVGPDLTGYERSNLDFLSLAIIDPSAAIREEFTNYRLLTEDGQVLSGLLENQTPETVTMRTAEGNAVRVSRDDIETLQASPVSLMPENILDALSTEDVRDLLAYLQQPMQIPLTSDSIDAN
- a CDS encoding Sec-independent protein translocase subunit TatA/TatB, giving the protein MFGLSPFELAVIGVIAVVLFGGNLPEVARKFGSTYSQFRRSLQDVQQQFRQVQDEASRAMSMDTPPAKSTSYDDDEDEPNEPSAPKFTPPE
- a CDS encoding DUF4304 domain-containing protein; translation: MNRVLRDRVIPVLRERGFRGSMPHFRCVVDDTLRLLTFQFRSSGGSFVVELGCCPADDFTTSYGAVVPQSKMNVTYLGARSRFRLGAADTIGDHWFDFAGRDDGCNLCGTEVLAFLDSDGDRLWSV
- the tatA gene encoding twin-arginine translocase TatA/TatE family subunit; protein product: MTVSSMATGLFLAFGFPGLPEMLIVLVICLVLFGGAKLPSLMRNLGRSANEFKRGMSESGEDEDEATDRTDEKV
- a CDS encoding tyrosine-type recombinase/integrase, with protein sequence MSRSVAPDAPRLYSNGQPWRNARGRDAPRHAVETEFKAEHAVVDLSTQPPKPLVVKCLVRELRIRFYAVSTIKNYRSAWVCFLRWYRGPLDQIDQEDIREYLELLVNGGASASEVSVTLSALRTGLDKFCLLRCTVGLVSPRKSKQLPVVMSKKEVQRMMEAARTLRDKLLLTVLYATGLRVAEVARLQWSDFDFDRQQIRVQLGKGKKDRYVMLADDLLPLMRQLWRHTKGVGYLFPSEGRRVDRHLSPRTIQRAVKQARILSGIGKAVTPHSFRHSFATHLIESGTDIRFIQKLLGHTNLETTSLYTNVARMKATAVASPLDRLRDEPGSSSESSGRQPKPRPSVGRMRLELDPNPDSNGAYAVTLGVWKDGQLLPLPGMRATMPRQDWVSLQIPLQDIWEPTLRCLPAAQRERLESPEFFSQVQREVAKRILRIRDAEPSQAIKT